The proteins below are encoded in one region of Planifilum fimeticola:
- a CDS encoding ECF transporter S component translates to MEKGLTVRKIVVAGVLGAVAILLGVTRLGYIPVPTAAGNATIMHIPAIIGGILQGPLVGLIIGLIFGITSFLNATIPLFKDPLVAILPRLFIGVTAYLAYRGIRNINEYVAVGIASFVGSITNTALVLIMAVIRGYLAPGVAWAVALTNGIPEAVVSVVITLAAVAAWMKIGHWGRRKSKISEDM, encoded by the coding sequence GTGGAAAAGGGTCTGACCGTGCGCAAGATCGTCGTCGCCGGAGTGTTGGGGGCTGTTGCCATTTTGCTCGGCGTCACCCGCCTGGGATATATTCCGGTGCCCACCGCGGCGGGAAATGCGACGATCATGCATATCCCGGCGATCATCGGGGGCATTCTGCAGGGGCCGCTCGTCGGTCTGATCATCGGTCTGATTTTCGGCATCACGTCCTTTCTCAACGCGACCATTCCCCTGTTCAAGGATCCGCTCGTCGCCATCCTCCCCCGATTGTTCATCGGGGTGACGGCTTATTTGGCGTACAGGGGGATCAGGAACATCAACGAATATGTGGCGGTGGGGATTGCCAGCTTCGTCGGTTCGATCACAAATACGGCCCTCGTTTTGATCATGGCCGTCATCAGAGGATACCTGGCGCCGGGGGTGGCCTGGGCGGTGGCTTTGACCAACGGCATTCCCGAAGCGGTGGTTTCGGTGGTGATCACCCTCGCGGCGGTGGCGGCCTGGATGAAGATCGGTCACTGGGGAAGGCGGAAATCCAAGATTTCGGAGGATATGTGA
- a CDS encoding energy-coupling factor transporter transmembrane component T family protein — protein MAREFELTRNITIGQYLPTGSFVHRLDPRIKLFSFGILILAIAFCNSYGGNFIVLCFSLLLFRLSRIPLRYGLSGVKPAIPFIVILAVLQLLFYGDIASGGRVYLEYGFIVITSDSVRLVIVSALRFIEIIFVSSVLTLSTSTTQLTHGMESLLKPLKYVKFPVHEFSLIMTIAIRFVPTFAMEMEKMMKAQASRGAEFGTGSWWRIFRRTKEMFPIIVPLFRVAMERAEDLILAMEARCYVPGGDRSKFRKYKSSPGDFLVLFFLLAFSAFLLMYPFPY, from the coding sequence ATGGCCCGAGAATTCGAGTTGACGCGCAACATCACCATCGGCCAATATCTGCCGACCGGTTCCTTCGTTCACCGCTTGGATCCGCGAATCAAGCTGTTCTCCTTCGGGATCCTGATCCTGGCCATCGCCTTCTGCAACTCCTACGGCGGCAATTTCATCGTCCTCTGCTTTTCGCTCCTCCTGTTTCGACTATCCCGGATTCCCCTCCGCTACGGTCTGTCCGGAGTGAAGCCGGCGATTCCGTTCATTGTGATCTTGGCCGTGCTGCAGCTGTTGTTTTACGGGGACATCGCCTCCGGCGGAAGAGTCTATCTGGAGTACGGATTCATCGTCATCACCAGTGACAGCGTTCGCCTCGTGATCGTATCCGCCCTGCGCTTTATCGAAATCATCTTTGTCAGCAGCGTGTTGACCCTGAGCACATCCACCACGCAATTGACCCACGGTATGGAAAGCCTGTTGAAGCCGCTGAAGTACGTGAAATTTCCGGTTCACGAGTTTTCCCTGATCATGACCATCGCCATCCGTTTCGTGCCCACCTTTGCCATGGAAATGGAGAAGATGATGAAGGCCCAGGCGTCGAGGGGTGCGGAATTCGGGACCGGATCCTGGTGGCGGATCTTTCGGCGCACGAAGGAGATGTTTCCGATCATCGTTCCGCTGTTTCGCGTGGCCATGGAAAGGGCGGAGGATCTGATTCTGGCGATGGAGGCGAGGTGCTATGTACCGGGTGGAGATCGTTCAAAATTCAGAAAATACAAATCAAGTCCCGGAGATTTTTTAGTCCTGTTCTTTCTCCTCGCCTTTTCCGCCTTTTTGTTGATGTACCCCTTCCCTTATTGA
- a CDS encoding tartrate dehydrogenase, with amino-acid sequence MQHISVAVIPGDGIGPEVMEEGLKVLKSIEEIHGGLRFEWDTFDWSCRYYLKHGRMMPENGLDVLREYDVILLGAIGAPTVPDHISLWELLLPIRRTFQQYINLRPIKLLRGLESPLRHKSHEHLDFVVVRENTEGEYSDMGGRLHRGTPYEMAVQNNVFTRYGVERVVKYAFNLAEKRRKRVAAATKSNGINHTMPFWDEIVREIAARHPDVRTDIYHIDALAAYFVTRPESFDVVVASNLFGDILTDLGAALVGGLGLAPSGNINPERAYPSMFEPIHGSAPDIAGKGIANPIAQIWSISMMMEHLHQPELAGLILEAIEEVLAERKVLTPDLGGKASTAELGGELVRKLKALSEKF; translated from the coding sequence TTGCAACACATTTCCGTGGCAGTCATTCCGGGAGACGGCATCGGACCGGAAGTGATGGAGGAAGGGTTGAAGGTTCTGAAGTCGATCGAGGAGATTCACGGAGGATTGCGGTTCGAGTGGGATACCTTCGATTGGAGCTGCCGGTACTATCTGAAGCACGGCCGGATGATGCCCGAAAACGGGCTCGACGTCCTGAGAGAATACGATGTGATCCTGTTGGGGGCCATCGGTGCGCCGACAGTGCCGGATCACATATCGCTCTGGGAACTGCTGCTTCCGATTCGCCGGACCTTCCAGCAGTACATCAACCTGAGGCCGATCAAGCTTCTCCGCGGATTGGAGAGCCCCCTCCGCCATAAGTCCCATGAACACCTCGATTTTGTCGTGGTGCGCGAAAACACGGAAGGGGAGTATTCCGACATGGGCGGACGGCTTCATCGGGGAACCCCTTACGAAATGGCGGTCCAAAACAATGTGTTTACCCGGTACGGAGTGGAGAGGGTCGTCAAATACGCCTTCAACCTCGCCGAAAAAAGAAGGAAGCGGGTTGCCGCCGCGACCAAGTCCAACGGAATCAATCACACGATGCCCTTCTGGGACGAAATCGTAAGGGAAATCGCCGCCCGGCATCCGGATGTCCGGACGGATATTTACCACATCGACGCCCTTGCCGCCTATTTCGTCACCAGGCCGGAAAGCTTCGACGTGGTGGTGGCGAGCAATCTGTTCGGCGACATCTTGACCGACCTCGGGGCGGCCCTGGTCGGAGGATTGGGGTTGGCTCCCTCGGGAAACATCAATCCGGAGCGCGCCTATCCTTCGATGTTTGAACCGATTCACGGTTCGGCCCCGGATATCGCCGGCAAGGGGATTGCCAATCCAATCGCGCAAATCTGGAGCATCAGCATGATGATGGAGCATCTGCATCAACCGGAGCTGGCCGGGTTGATTCTGGAGGCCATCGAAGAAGTGTTGGCCGAAAGGAAGGTCCTGACGCCGGACCTGGGAGGGAAGGCTTCCACCGCCGAGTTGGGAGGGGAGCTGGTCCGGAAGCTAAAGGCCTTGAGCGAGAAGTTCTGA
- a CDS encoding CoA-acylating methylmalonate-semialdehyde dehydrogenase produces the protein MSAILKHRLSNFVGGEWISAKAREVLPVPNPATEEILAEVPLSTESDVDTAVEAARKAFAKWEEMPVTERVRILFRFRERLVEQIDSLARTVTEENGKTLSESKAEIWRGIEVVEFAAGMPSLMKGEVTPQVSRGVDMEMVRCPVGVVAGITPFNFPVMVPLWMIPLALAAGNTFILKPSERTPLSAVRLMELAAEAGVPEGVLNLVHGGKEAVDALLRHPGIEAVSFVGSQPVAEYVYTTGAACGKRVQALSGAKNHHIVHSDAHLESAVRSVAGSAFGCAGQRCMAGSVAVVVEPIADRFVDMLREAADAVRVGNGLEEGTEQGPLIREEHRARVLQRMEQGLAEGAVMVRDGRREMKELARGYFLGPTLLDRVRPEMTVAREELFAPVLSVIRVRDLDEAIRVVNRSRYGNAAVLYTESGKAARKFREEVEAGMLGINVGVPVPSAYYPFSGWKQSFYGDLHANGKDAVEFYTRKKMVTSRWFGGGD, from the coding sequence ATGAGCGCGATTTTGAAGCACCGTCTTTCCAATTTCGTGGGAGGAGAGTGGATTTCTGCGAAAGCCCGGGAGGTGCTGCCGGTTCCCAACCCGGCGACGGAGGAGATTCTCGCCGAGGTGCCGCTTTCCACGGAATCCGATGTGGACACGGCGGTAGAAGCCGCCCGGAAGGCCTTTGCGAAGTGGGAAGAGATGCCGGTGACGGAGCGGGTGCGGATTTTGTTCCGGTTCCGGGAGCGGTTGGTGGAGCAGATCGACAGCCTGGCCAGGACGGTGACGGAGGAAAACGGCAAAACCCTGAGCGAATCCAAAGCCGAAATCTGGCGGGGGATCGAGGTGGTGGAATTCGCCGCCGGCATGCCCTCTCTGATGAAGGGGGAAGTGACGCCCCAGGTGTCGAGGGGGGTGGACATGGAGATGGTGCGATGCCCCGTCGGGGTGGTGGCGGGGATCACGCCCTTCAACTTTCCGGTAATGGTCCCTTTGTGGATGATTCCCCTCGCCCTGGCCGCCGGAAACACCTTCATCCTGAAGCCGTCCGAGCGAACGCCCCTGTCCGCCGTCCGGCTCATGGAATTGGCCGCAGAGGCCGGCGTCCCCGAAGGGGTGCTGAATCTGGTGCACGGAGGGAAGGAGGCCGTCGACGCCCTTCTTCGGCATCCGGGGATCGAAGCCGTTTCCTTCGTGGGTTCGCAGCCGGTGGCGGAGTATGTGTACACGACGGGGGCCGCCTGCGGGAAACGGGTTCAGGCGTTGTCGGGGGCCAAAAACCACCACATTGTCCATTCCGATGCCCATCTGGAAAGCGCAGTCCGGTCGGTTGCCGGTTCGGCCTTCGGATGTGCCGGACAGCGGTGCATGGCCGGCAGCGTGGCGGTCGTGGTTGAACCGATTGCGGACCGATTCGTGGACATGCTGAGGGAAGCGGCGGATGCCGTCCGAGTGGGCAACGGATTGGAGGAGGGAACCGAACAGGGTCCGCTGATCCGGGAGGAGCACCGGGCGCGGGTATTGCAACGGATGGAACAGGGACTGGCCGAAGGTGCGGTGATGGTCCGGGATGGACGGCGCGAGATGAAGGAGCTAGCCAGGGGATATTTTCTCGGACCCACCCTATTGGATCGGGTGCGTCCGGAGATGACGGTGGCGCGGGAGGAGCTGTTCGCCCCGGTTCTGAGCGTGATCCGCGTTCGGGACCTGGATGAGGCGATCCGGGTCGTCAACCGTTCCCGCTATGGAAACGCGGCGGTTCTCTATACGGAGAGCGGCAAGGCGGCCCGCAAGTTCCGGGAGGAGGTCGAAGCGGGGATGCTGGGAATCAACGTGGGGGTCCCCGTGCCCAGCGCCTATTATCCCTTCAGCGGATGGAAGCAGTCCTTTTACGGCGATCTGCACGCCAACGGAAAGGATGCCGTCGAATTTTACACCCGAAAGAAAATGGTGACTTCCCGTTGGTTCGGAGGCGGAGATTGA
- a CDS encoding energy-coupling factor transporter ATPase: MGNIIEVKDLSYTYMEKTPLEHQALSEVDLTVEEGECVAIIGHTGSGKSTLIQHFNGLLRPQRGKVVVDGRDLSDPKLDLKDLRRKVGLVFQNPEDQLFEKLVGDDIAFGPLKMGLPLKEVRDRVRWAMEMVGLSFDEMKDRPTYSLSGGQKRKVALAGVLALRPKVLVLDEPTAGLDPRSRIELLDRIEGFNRKEKLTVIFVSHNMEEVASLADRILVMAAGKIIARGTPREIFGNRDILLKHRIGTPETVEILYRLQGLGYPVDAGAFEVDSAAAEIVSILRP, encoded by the coding sequence ATGGGGAACATCATCGAGGTGAAGGATCTGAGTTACACCTACATGGAAAAAACCCCCCTGGAGCATCAAGCCCTTTCAGAGGTCGATCTGACCGTCGAGGAAGGGGAATGCGTGGCGATCATCGGCCATACCGGTTCGGGAAAATCGACGTTGATTCAGCATTTCAACGGGCTGTTGCGTCCGCAGCGGGGAAAGGTGGTGGTAGACGGCCGGGATCTGTCCGATCCCAAGCTGGATCTCAAAGATTTGAGGAGGAAGGTGGGCTTGGTCTTTCAAAACCCGGAGGATCAGCTTTTCGAGAAGCTGGTCGGGGATGACATCGCCTTCGGCCCGCTAAAAATGGGGCTGCCATTGAAGGAGGTGCGCGACCGCGTCCGATGGGCGATGGAGATGGTGGGGCTTTCCTTTGATGAGATGAAGGACCGACCCACCTATTCCTTGAGCGGCGGCCAAAAGAGAAAAGTGGCCTTGGCGGGGGTGTTGGCTCTGCGGCCGAAGGTTCTGGTGCTGGATGAACCGACGGCCGGATTGGATCCCCGTTCCCGCATCGAACTTTTGGATCGCATCGAGGGTTTCAACCGGAAGGAGAAGCTCACGGTGATCTTTGTCTCCCACAACATGGAGGAGGTGGCCAGCCTGGCGGACAGGATTCTGGTCATGGCCGCAGGGAAAATCATCGCCCGAGGCACTCCCCGGGAGATCTTCGGAAACCGGGACATCCTCTTGAAACACCGAATCGGCACGCCCGAAACCGTGGAAATTTTGTACCGGCTTCAGGGGTTGGGATATCCGGTGGACGCAGGAGCCTTCGAGGTGGATTCGGCGGCGGCGGAAATTGTCTCCATTCTTCGACCGTGA
- a CDS encoding energy-coupling factor transporter ATPase, which produces MEPLIRMEGVSFDYELSDGEAVHVLRDVSLEVYPGEYVAIIGHNGSGKSTLAKHFNGILKPKEGNVYVAGFNTRDARHTREIRQRVGMVFQHPDNQIVATIVEDDVAFGLENIGVPPREMRSRIDFALKAVGMYEYRNRPPHHLSGGQKQRVAIAGVLAMKPRCLVLDEATSMLDAHGRGEILQVVRRLHREGMTVIAVTHHMSEAAEADRVLVMEAGRIAMEGSPREIFQQREILRGLQLDIPVAGRLAERVHAQVPEFRPDLIHQREIIDEVVRISGKKGAAG; this is translated from the coding sequence ATGGAACCGCTGATTCGGATGGAGGGGGTTTCCTTTGATTATGAGTTGAGCGACGGGGAGGCCGTCCATGTCCTCCGCGATGTTTCCCTTGAGGTTTACCCGGGCGAATATGTGGCCATCATCGGCCACAACGGTTCGGGGAAATCGACCTTGGCCAAGCATTTCAACGGAATTCTCAAGCCGAAAGAAGGAAATGTGTACGTGGCGGGATTCAACACCAGGGATGCTCGCCATACGCGGGAGATCCGGCAAAGGGTGGGGATGGTTTTTCAGCATCCGGACAATCAGATTGTGGCGACGATCGTGGAGGATGATGTGGCTTTCGGCCTTGAGAACATCGGCGTGCCCCCTCGGGAAATGAGAAGCCGGATCGACTTTGCCCTGAAAGCCGTCGGCATGTACGAGTACCGGAACCGCCCTCCCCACCACCTGTCGGGCGGGCAGAAGCAGCGGGTTGCCATCGCCGGGGTGCTCGCCATGAAGCCACGGTGCCTGGTCCTCGATGAGGCGACCAGCATGCTGGACGCCCACGGGAGAGGGGAGATCCTGCAGGTGGTAAGGCGTCTTCACCGAGAGGGCATGACCGTCATTGCCGTCACCCACCACATGTCTGAAGCGGCCGAGGCGGATCGGGTGCTGGTGATGGAGGCGGGGAGAATCGCGATGGAGGGTTCCCCCCGCGAAATCTTTCAACAGCGGGAAATCCTCCGCGGGCTTCAGCTGGATATTCCGGTCGCAGGCCGGCTGGCGGAGCGGGTCCATGCGCAGGTTCCCGAATTTCGACCGGATTTGATTCATCAGCGGGAGATTATTGACGAGGTGGTCAGGATCTCCGGAAAAAAGGGGGCGGCGGGGTGA
- a CDS encoding PucR family transcriptional regulator: MDLHKPFTVEEVLKRPLFRNARVAAGKRGLTRPVRWVHVLEVPNPSAFVNGQELILTTGVGLGASEDSILRFVQQLVESRVSGLCIELVQRFTEVPPCILQYADRHDFPILVFDQEVRFIDITQDLQSHIINRHHQQLLALETLSKRFLRLTLQPRCTSQILKLLHQETGCPVRLCDDWGRDMIYPEKTAPSTFHHQETLRQPIFAMDMHVGDLCLAHGGRDSEYMRLILDRAATAIAQELLRRLSIEERRMRGMQKWIEKWLSQGRSELPEDVASLISDGGSLSLAAMGITARQPESHDFDTEQEEAIMLRVAHLIHRAFKTHGLQVWMAPHEDKWALVLADQSPSSPSPMLQRVKKAFLDLFKQLAANPALHRYRCAVGISQTFRRLSQAPRYWKQATLALQVSAASSTPRRDKNIADKPSLTLYDDLHAWQLFLQVDTEVLAAYIQNQIGPLLEYDRKNGTDLVRTLETFFATGLSKQRTAKVLYIHRQTLYYRLEQISSLLGDNWNDPERRRALDIAMAAHRFLSAMGGLNSFPVQPDEKTSGNRKFPKAGQP, from the coding sequence GTGGATCTTCATAAGCCTTTCACCGTGGAGGAGGTCTTGAAACGCCCCCTTTTTCGAAACGCCCGGGTCGCAGCGGGCAAAAGGGGACTCACCCGGCCGGTTCGCTGGGTCCACGTGTTGGAAGTTCCCAACCCTTCAGCCTTTGTCAACGGGCAGGAACTGATTTTAACGACCGGGGTCGGCCTGGGGGCCTCTGAAGACTCCATCCTCCGATTTGTTCAACAGTTGGTGGAAAGCCGAGTCTCCGGCCTATGCATCGAACTCGTCCAGCGGTTTACTGAAGTTCCTCCATGCATTTTGCAATATGCGGACCGACACGATTTTCCGATCCTCGTTTTCGATCAAGAGGTTCGCTTTATCGACATCACGCAGGATCTTCAATCCCACATCATCAATCGCCACCACCAGCAACTTCTGGCCCTGGAAACGCTGTCCAAACGTTTTCTGCGACTGACCCTCCAACCCAGGTGCACTTCGCAGATCCTCAAGCTCCTCCACCAGGAGACGGGATGCCCCGTGCGGCTTTGTGACGACTGGGGACGCGACATGATCTATCCCGAAAAAACAGCCCCCTCAACCTTTCACCATCAAGAAACACTGCGTCAACCCATCTTCGCAATGGACATGCATGTGGGCGACCTCTGCCTGGCTCACGGCGGGCGCGATTCGGAATATATGCGGCTGATTCTCGACCGGGCCGCAACCGCCATCGCCCAGGAACTGCTGCGCCGGTTGTCCATCGAGGAGCGGCGCATGCGAGGGATGCAAAAATGGATTGAAAAATGGCTGAGTCAGGGAAGGAGTGAGCTTCCCGAAGACGTCGCATCGCTCATATCGGATGGAGGGAGTTTGTCCCTGGCAGCCATGGGGATCACGGCGCGTCAACCGGAATCCCACGATTTCGACACCGAACAGGAAGAGGCGATCATGTTGAGGGTTGCCCATCTGATCCATCGCGCCTTCAAAACCCACGGGCTCCAGGTCTGGATGGCGCCCCATGAAGACAAATGGGCGCTGGTTTTGGCCGATCAAAGTCCCTCCTCTCCCTCACCCATGCTCCAACGAGTCAAAAAAGCCTTCTTGGATCTATTCAAACAACTGGCCGCCAACCCCGCCCTCCACCGGTACAGATGCGCCGTCGGCATCAGTCAAACCTTTCGACGTCTCAGCCAAGCCCCCCGCTATTGGAAGCAGGCCACCTTGGCTCTTCAGGTCAGCGCTGCCTCCAGCACCCCGCGTCGCGATAAGAACATTGCGGACAAACCTTCACTGACCCTTTACGATGACCTCCACGCCTGGCAACTGTTTTTGCAAGTAGATACGGAGGTACTGGCGGCATATATCCAAAATCAAATCGGTCCTCTTTTGGAATATGACCGGAAAAATGGAACCGATTTGGTCCGAACACTGGAAACTTTTTTTGCGACAGGACTGTCCAAACAGCGAACAGCCAAAGTTTTGTACATTCATCGCCAGACCCTGTATTATCGATTGGAACAGATTTCTTCTCTACTGGGGGACAACTGGAATGATCCCGAGCGCCGAAGGGCGCTGGACATCGCGATGGCCGCACACCGGTTTCTGTCCGCAATGGGAGGTTTAAACTCATTCCCCGTCCAGCCTGATGAAAAAACCTCCGGGAACCGTAAGTTCCCAAAGGCTGGACAACCATAG
- a CDS encoding ATP-binding cassette domain-containing protein, whose product MNFDIEMNQVTVRYGNVEALKNISLKLPYGKLYGLLGRNGAGKTTLLSLLGSFLEPTVGTVRIGGMEVFDNEKVMPWVTFVYDSSNRDEHETVKGMLEAAERYRPTFDREYANYLVKRFQLPLDQLMKQLSKGQQAAVRVTVGLANRSPITILDEAYLGMDAPTRETFYKELLEDHSRNPRTVILSTHHVSEVEHLFEEVIILHQGSILLQETMDQVLECGVSVTGDARAVDGFIAGMQVLHTERLGGTKRAMVYGKLSEDQLLEAGRRGIEIGSVSLQHLFIHLTEEGNADGVRKGLS is encoded by the coding sequence GTGAATTTTGACATCGAAATGAATCAAGTGACGGTGAGATACGGGAATGTCGAGGCGTTGAAGAACATTTCCCTGAAGCTTCCCTACGGAAAATTGTACGGATTGCTCGGCAGAAACGGTGCGGGGAAAACGACCCTCCTGTCCTTGCTGGGTTCCTTTCTGGAACCGACCGTCGGTACGGTCCGAATTGGCGGGATGGAGGTTTTCGATAACGAGAAAGTCATGCCGTGGGTGACATTTGTCTATGATTCGAGCAACAGAGATGAACATGAAACGGTGAAGGGGATGTTGGAAGCGGCGGAACGGTACCGCCCCACCTTCGACCGCGAGTACGCGAACTATCTGGTGAAACGCTTTCAGCTCCCGCTCGACCAATTGATGAAACAGCTTTCCAAGGGGCAGCAGGCCGCGGTCCGGGTCACGGTCGGTTTGGCAAACCGCAGCCCCATCACCATTTTGGATGAGGCGTATCTGGGCATGGACGCGCCTACCCGGGAAACCTTCTACAAGGAACTGCTGGAGGATCACTCTCGAAATCCGCGCACGGTGATTCTGTCGACCCATCATGTATCCGAGGTTGAACATCTGTTTGAAGAGGTGATCATCCTTCATCAGGGCAGCATCCTCCTGCAGGAAACGATGGATCAGGTATTGGAATGCGGGGTGTCCGTCACTGGAGATGCGCGGGCTGTGGATGGGTTTATTGCCGGGATGCAGGTGCTCCATACGGAGCGGCTGGGCGGAACGAAGCGGGCGATGGTGTATGGGAAGCTTTCGGAGGATCAGCTTCTGGAAGCGGGACGGCGGGGGATTGAAATCGGCTCCGTTTCGCTTCAGCATCTGTTTATTCATTTGACGGAGGAGGGGAACGCGGATGGAGTCCGCAAAGGCTTATCGTAA
- a CDS encoding SDR family oxidoreductase: protein METGLLQGKTALVTGAASGMGKATARLFAEQGANVVFADVNREAAERAAAGLDGKRVRVFQADVSEDESVEALVKGAVDAFGRVDVLVNCAGVPQAFTPVEELSPDEWDKIMSVNAKSIFLTARHVVPIMKRRRSGSIVNIASIAGVRARPGLNAYCASKGAAIQLTRALALELAPYQVRVNAINPGPSDTPMLGRFLADDAAQAEEQKKKIFLDSVPLGRLVQPEDIARAALYLASDLAKMVTGEILNVDGGRGI from the coding sequence GTGGAAACGGGTCTTCTGCAGGGGAAAACGGCGTTGGTCACCGGGGCCGCATCCGGGATGGGGAAGGCGACGGCGCGGCTTTTCGCGGAGCAGGGCGCCAATGTGGTTTTTGCCGATGTGAATCGGGAAGCCGCAGAAAGGGCGGCCGCCGGGCTGGACGGAAAGCGGGTGCGGGTGTTCCAGGCCGATGTGTCGGAGGACGAAAGCGTGGAGGCGTTGGTGAAGGGGGCGGTCGATGCCTTCGGTCGGGTGGATGTACTGGTGAATTGCGCCGGGGTTCCCCAGGCTTTTACCCCTGTTGAGGAACTGAGCCCTGATGAGTGGGACAAAATCATGTCCGTCAACGCCAAGTCGATTTTTTTGACCGCGAGGCATGTGGTTCCGATCATGAAGCGGAGGAGATCCGGATCGATCGTAAATATCGCTTCGATTGCCGGCGTGAGAGCCCGTCCCGGATTAAACGCCTATTGCGCCTCCAAGGGGGCGGCCATCCAGTTGACACGGGCCTTGGCACTGGAATTGGCCCCTTATCAGGTCCGGGTCAACGCCATTAATCCGGGACCGTCGGATACGCCCATGCTGGGACGGTTTCTTGCGGACGATGCCGCTCAGGCGGAAGAGCAGAAGAAAAAAATCTTTCTGGACAGCGTTCCGTTGGGACGGCTGGTCCAACCGGAGGACATCGCCCGTGCCGCCCTCTATCTGGCCTCCGACCTGGCGAAAATGGTGACCGGCGAGATCTTGAATGTGGATGGAGGACGGGGAATCTGA
- a CDS encoding aspartate aminotransferase family protein codes for MKDRFPQTTDALREEERKAWLDKDRRYVWHHMQPYAASRNPLIITGGDGAWVTDLEGNRYLDAMSGLWCVNLGYSEKELAEAAYDQLRQMPYYPLTQSHLPAIALSEKLNEWLGGDYRIFFSNSGSEANEVAFKIVRQYHAQNGEPTRWKFISRYRAYHGNSMGALAATGQAIRKQHYEPLAPGFVHVPPPYCYRCPFGKARDACDLECASIFEQVIQWEGPETVAAVIMEPTITGGGVIVPPPEYMKRVREICDRYGVLLIVDEVICGFGRSGKPFGHQNFNVEPDLVTMAKGITSAYLPLSATAVRAELFDAFKDDHPYAHLRHVNTFGGNAAACALSVRTLELMEQRKLVDRARELGEKLERLLEPLRNHPLVGDLRFFGFMAGIELVIDKQRKTPAPADVVGRVIAACKNRGVLIGKNSDTVPEQNNVLTLAPPFVISDEELEWLAKVVIEAVREARR; via the coding sequence ATGAAAGATCGTTTTCCACAAACAACCGATGCGCTGCGGGAAGAGGAACGGAAGGCATGGCTCGATAAGGACCGACGGTACGTCTGGCATCACATGCAGCCCTATGCCGCCAGCCGAAATCCGCTGATCATCACTGGAGGCGACGGGGCCTGGGTGACGGATTTGGAAGGAAACCGGTATCTGGACGCGATGTCCGGACTGTGGTGCGTCAACCTGGGATATTCCGAGAAGGAGCTGGCGGAGGCGGCCTACGACCAGCTTCGGCAGATGCCCTATTATCCCCTGACGCAAAGCCATCTTCCGGCCATCGCCCTCAGCGAGAAGTTGAATGAGTGGCTGGGAGGGGATTATCGGATCTTTTTCTCCAACAGCGGATCGGAGGCCAACGAGGTCGCCTTCAAGATCGTGCGCCAGTATCATGCGCAGAACGGGGAACCGACCCGTTGGAAGTTTATTTCCCGCTACCGCGCCTACCACGGAAATTCCATGGGTGCCCTGGCGGCGACAGGGCAGGCGATACGCAAGCAACATTACGAACCCCTCGCTCCCGGATTCGTCCACGTACCGCCCCCTTACTGTTACCGCTGTCCGTTCGGCAAGGCGAGGGATGCCTGTGATCTCGAATGCGCTTCCATCTTCGAACAGGTGATTCAGTGGGAAGGGCCGGAGACGGTGGCGGCGGTGATCATGGAGCCGACGATTACCGGCGGGGGGGTGATCGTTCCGCCGCCGGAATATATGAAAAGGGTACGGGAAATCTGCGATCGCTACGGGGTGCTTCTCATCGTCGACGAGGTGATCTGCGGTTTCGGACGTTCGGGCAAGCCCTTCGGCCACCAAAACTTCAATGTGGAACCGGATCTCGTGACGATGGCCAAAGGCATCACCAGCGCCTATCTCCCTCTGTCGGCGACGGCGGTCCGGGCGGAGCTGTTTGACGCGTTCAAGGACGACCATCCCTATGCCCACCTGCGCCACGTCAACACCTTCGGGGGAAATGCCGCGGCCTGCGCCCTGTCCGTCCGAACGCTGGAACTGATGGAACAGAGGAAGCTGGTCGATCGGGCCCGCGAGCTGGGGGAAAAGCTCGAGAGGCTTCTGGAGCCCCTCCGAAACCATCCCCTGGTTGGTGATTTGCGTTTCTTCGGGTTCATGGCCGGGATCGAGCTGGTGATCGACAAGCAGAGGAAAACGCCCGCTCCGGCGGATGTGGTGGGACGAGTGATCGCCGCCTGCAAGAACCGCGGCGTGCTCATCGGCAAAAACAGCGACACGGTGCCTGAACAGAACAACGTATTGACACTGGCTCCGCCCTTCGTCATCAGCGACGAGGAATTGGAATGGTTGGCCAAAGTGGTGATTGAAGCGGTCCGGGAAGCGAGACGATGA